A portion of the Synergistaceae bacterium genome contains these proteins:
- a CDS encoding precorrin-2 C(20)-methyltransferase, with the protein MILIIAGTGPGEGRLLTLSAFQRAKSADVVIVPRSHGNIQGQAEKVITRLFPEQKIVHMTFPMTSSAGRRDRAILSQLEVLRPEWEAAQTVFFPVIGDSMLYSTGDYLLSAWRKLVPDIEVSFIPGVSAHSLAASCAKRFLAMRDEVFSVIPGTADREKIRRALSVCDCAAIYKPTAIRDILELAEGFRHVVRVDYAGIPGLEKVIRGEKALHGITEYMSVILLWKD; encoded by the coding sequence ATGATACTAATCATCGCCGGTACAGGTCCTGGAGAAGGCAGGCTTCTGACGCTCTCGGCATTCCAGAGGGCAAAGAGCGCGGATGTTGTTATCGTGCCGCGTTCTCACGGAAACATTCAGGGTCAGGCCGAGAAGGTAATCACAAGACTCTTCCCTGAACAGAAAATCGTGCACATGACTTTTCCGATGACGAGTTCTGCGGGCAGGCGCGACAGAGCTATACTCTCGCAGCTTGAGGTTCTTCGTCCTGAGTGGGAGGCAGCACAGACGGTCTTCTTCCCTGTAATCGGTGATTCTATGCTCTACTCGACGGGAGATTACCTGCTCAGTGCGTGGCGGAAACTTGTCCCGGATATTGAGGTGTCGTTCATTCCTGGAGTGTCTGCTCATTCACTGGCGGCTTCGTGCGCAAAGAGATTCCTTGCGATGAGGGATGAAGTCTTCTCCGTGATTCCCGGCACTGCCGACAGAGAGAAGATACGGCGGGCACTCTCTGTGTGCGACTGTGCGGCAATCTACAAGCCGACGGCGATCCGCGACATCCTCGAGCTCGCTGAAGGTTTCCGTCATGTTGTGCGGGTGGATTATGCGGGTATACCGGGTCTCGAGAAAGTTATCAGGGGCGAGAAAGCTCTTCACGGAATCACAGAATACATGTCGGTGATACTGCTATGGAAGGATTAA
- a CDS encoding GGDEF domain-containing protein, with the protein MHELNIITESTKLIAILKDVEPLPGFAHNFNGDSGTRIIITAKLQNEPDPSAKYILCSREAHKLEAETLSVLYDLWPMPLTRPLAVFLFRNIQERIRHELEDDKRIIEMARQDYLTGLATRWYLQDFIERNRHERNITCIYLDLDNFKSINDTFGHQAGDRALAATAEMMQNEFADAFAARMGGDEFMLVLLGRRDINATAERVTCFMSRLLKYYSTTQTMRALSVSAGISQTRPDSDKTIDQIIHEADRALYEAKKSGKSQCKIYTPSMG; encoded by the coding sequence ATGCATGAACTGAACATAATCACGGAAAGCACGAAACTTATCGCCATCCTCAAAGACGTTGAGCCTCTGCCCGGCTTTGCGCACAATTTCAACGGAGACAGCGGAACACGGATAATCATCACCGCCAAACTCCAGAATGAGCCTGACCCTTCCGCGAAATATATTCTGTGCTCGCGCGAAGCCCACAAGTTGGAAGCAGAGACGCTCTCGGTGCTCTATGACTTGTGGCCGATGCCGCTTACACGTCCTCTTGCTGTCTTCCTCTTCAGGAACATTCAGGAACGTATCAGGCACGAACTCGAAGACGACAAACGCATAATCGAGATGGCACGTCAGGACTATCTTACGGGGCTTGCGACGAGGTGGTATCTTCAGGACTTCATAGAGAGGAACAGGCACGAGCGCAACATTACGTGCATTTATCTCGACCTCGACAACTTCAAGAGCATAAATGACACATTCGGGCATCAGGCAGGGGACAGGGCATTAGCGGCAACCGCAGAAATGATGCAGAATGAGTTTGCGGATGCTTTTGCGGCTCGAATGGGCGGGGATGAATTTATGCTCGTCCTTCTCGGCAGGAGGGACATCAACGCGACGGCAGAGCGTGTAACCTGCTTCATGTCCCGCTTGCTGAAGTACTACAGCACAACGCAGACGATGCGTGCACTTTCCGTGAGCGCGGGAATCTCGCAGACGAGGCCTGACAGCGACAAGACAATAGACCAGATAATACACGAGGCGGACAGGGCATTATACGAGGCCAAGAAATCCGGCAAATCACAGTGTAAAATATACACTCCCTCAATGGGATAG
- a CDS encoding cation:proton antiporter, with protein MSLLLKVAFALFAGLAMTRVFKYTVGQKGIMFPDVTSFLIAGLLVGPYVLGSVSDFGFGSSDELAAVGIISNIALGFIAFDIGSEFELKKLEEMGKTATFIGIFQAVAAALMVDAALVFLSVKFGLLPLPAAITLGAIASATAPAATLMVVRQFKASGPVTDLLLPIVALDDAAGLVIFAVSIGIAQAMQGGTINVISVIVNPMLEIVCSLVLGALMGWVLTKLERYFFSNTNRLSMTIAFVMMTIALASREVYIGQVRLACSSLLVCMMLGTVFCNLCEYSADIMHRSERWSAPLYAVFFVLSGARLELSVLKNAGVLLTGTVYILVRCLGKYWGARLSSDIMHCTPNVRKYLGITLFPQAGVALGMVVSAQSLGAETGGLIRNIILFSVLVYELVGPMMTRMALTAAGEIEQKKPEHVNRSRFQSV; from the coding sequence TTGTCATTACTTCTTAAGGTAGCCTTCGCACTGTTTGCGGGGCTGGCAATGACGCGCGTATTCAAGTACACCGTCGGACAGAAGGGGATAATGTTCCCCGATGTAACTTCATTCCTGATAGCTGGGCTTCTTGTCGGGCCGTACGTTCTCGGGAGCGTGAGTGATTTCGGCTTCGGTTCGTCTGATGAACTTGCGGCTGTCGGAATAATCTCCAACATCGCGCTTGGCTTCATAGCGTTCGACATTGGGAGCGAGTTTGAGCTGAAGAAGCTCGAGGAGATGGGCAAGACCGCAACCTTTATCGGAATCTTTCAGGCTGTTGCGGCTGCGCTTATGGTTGATGCGGCTCTCGTGTTCCTGAGCGTGAAGTTCGGGCTTCTTCCGCTTCCTGCGGCGATAACTCTCGGTGCGATTGCGTCGGCGACTGCTCCTGCGGCAACGTTAATGGTTGTGCGACAGTTCAAGGCGAGCGGGCCGGTAACGGATCTGCTTCTGCCGATTGTTGCACTCGATGATGCGGCGGGTCTGGTGATTTTCGCGGTCTCAATCGGAATCGCTCAGGCGATGCAGGGCGGGACGATTAACGTTATCTCCGTAATCGTGAACCCAATGCTTGAGATTGTGTGCTCGCTGGTTCTCGGTGCGTTGATGGGCTGGGTGCTTACGAAGCTGGAAAGGTACTTCTTCTCCAACACTAACCGTCTCTCGATGACAATCGCCTTCGTGATGATGACGATTGCCCTTGCGTCGCGTGAAGTCTATATCGGACAGGTACGGCTTGCGTGTTCGTCGCTGCTGGTGTGCATGATGCTGGGGACGGTGTTCTGCAATTTGTGCGAGTACTCGGCGGACATTATGCATCGTTCGGAGAGGTGGAGCGCGCCGCTGTACGCAGTGTTCTTCGTGCTGTCGGGCGCGAGGCTGGAACTCTCCGTGCTGAAGAATGCGGGAGTCCTGCTCACCGGGACTGTGTATATTCTCGTGAGGTGTCTGGGCAAATACTGGGGAGCAAGGCTCTCGAGCGACATTATGCACTGCACGCCGAACGTCAGAAAGTACTTGGGGATAACGCTGTTCCCGCAGGCGGGCGTTGCGCTGGGAATGGTTGTGAGTGCGCAGAGTTTGGGTGCGGAGACCGGCGGGCTGATACGCAACATAATTCTGTTCAGCGTGCTGGTGTATGAACTTGTCGGGCCGATGATGACGAGGATGGCACTTACTGCGGCGGGAGAGATTGAGCAGAAGAAGCCGGAACACGTGAACCGTTCGCGTTTTCAGAGTGTATAA
- a CDS encoding LicD family protein encodes MDNNLSLTRRIQLKELEILKVFQDICRRHGLRYFAIGGTCLGAVRHKGFIPWDDDVDIGMPYEDYLKFAEIAQKELPSNYALYGHRHPRAFKIAYALRLHDKNTTFFPKECSRVRDYGMGIHIDILVMNGLPAGRFARAVLFAKLKCYRIMNTLMRMQLEVSRSPLRAAAKRLLYFLLAPLRKLKPYYYFTVKQEELLSKYPFGCSDKMMFAWRDFTRSPEGWYSMIFHYDDFKDSVEVPFEDTTIAVPCGYDRYLTMDFGDYMKLPPEEKRISGGARFNLNMIIDFDKPYTYYLDEAGAK; translated from the coding sequence ATGGACAATAATCTTTCTCTCACCAGACGTATCCAGCTCAAGGAACTCGAGATACTGAAAGTCTTTCAGGACATCTGCAGGAGGCACGGCCTGAGGTATTTTGCGATTGGCGGGACGTGTCTTGGGGCGGTTCGGCACAAGGGCTTCATCCCGTGGGACGATGATGTGGATATAGGGATGCCGTACGAAGATTACCTGAAGTTTGCTGAAATCGCACAGAAGGAGCTGCCTTCCAATTACGCGCTTTACGGGCACAGACACCCCAGAGCCTTCAAAATTGCCTACGCACTCAGATTACACGACAAGAACACGACGTTTTTCCCTAAGGAATGCTCTCGTGTAAGAGACTACGGCATGGGCATACACATTGACATTCTCGTGATGAATGGTCTCCCAGCAGGAAGGTTCGCGCGTGCAGTACTGTTCGCCAAGCTGAAATGCTACAGGATCATGAATACCTTGATGCGCATGCAGCTTGAGGTGAGCAGGTCTCCGCTCAGAGCTGCCGCAAAAAGATTGCTGTATTTCCTGCTTGCTCCTTTGAGGAAGCTGAAGCCGTACTATTATTTTACGGTGAAGCAGGAAGAACTTCTCAGCAAATACCCTTTCGGCTGTTCCGACAAAATGATGTTCGCATGGAGGGATTTCACGCGCAGCCCCGAAGGTTGGTACAGCATGATTTTCCACTATGACGACTTCAAGGACTCTGTCGAAGTGCCGTTCGAGGATACCACTATTGCTGTGCCCTGCGGCTATGACCGCTATCTCACGATGGACTTCGGAGACTACATGAAGCTTCCGCCGGAAGAAAAGAGAATCAGCGGCGGTGCAAGGTTCAACCTGAACATGATAATAGACTTCGACAAGCCATACACGTACTATCTTGACGAGGCAGGGGCGAAATGA
- a CDS encoding adenylyltransferase/cytidyltransferase family protein yields MIIGYTTGVYDLFHIGHLNLLKNAKGMCDRLVVGVTVDELVTYKGKTAMIPFDDRIEIVRSIKYVDAAVPQYDMDKLTACKKLGAEILFVGDDWYGSDKWQDYERSFTEAGIRIVYFPYTRGISSTKITQALRHVRGWTKEEQDNVHD; encoded by the coding sequence ATGATTATCGGCTACACGACAGGAGTCTACGACCTCTTCCACATCGGACACCTCAACCTCCTCAAGAACGCTAAGGGAATGTGCGACCGCCTCGTCGTCGGCGTAACTGTCGACGAACTAGTTACCTACAAGGGCAAGACCGCAATGATACCCTTCGACGACAGGATAGAGATCGTCCGAAGCATCAAGTACGTTGACGCGGCCGTCCCGCAGTACGACATGGACAAGCTCACCGCCTGCAAGAAGCTCGGAGCAGAGATTCTCTTTGTCGGCGACGACTGGTACGGCTCGGACAAGTGGCAGGACTACGAACGCTCCTTCACGGAAGCGGGCATCAGGATAGTGTATTTCCCCTACACGCGCGGAATCTCTTCGACGAAAATCACTCAGGCACTCCGGCACGTCAGGGGCTGGACTAAGGAGGAACAGGACAATGTACATGACTAA
- a CDS encoding asparagine synthase: MRTSVELLAALEHFTREATKDGRAALALSGGIDSAILARFMPEGSRAYTFRCVVPGVKVIDESGRAAMIADICGLKHEVIDITWEDVEAVTDGLMRHKGSPMHSIEAQIYIGAMRAKAEGFTKFILGDASDAVYGGYNGLLAKDWLFGEFVDRYSYVMPYKVLREPVMNLQPFCEFERDGRIDAYGFIDKYFNIESLGSYYNACGAAGVEFVDPYSYTRLDAPLDYARIRSGDTKYLVREAFRKLYPSLDLPEKIPMPRPVNEWFKDWRGPSRPEFFPHCTDNFTGDQKWMVWCLERFLNL, encoded by the coding sequence GTGAGGACGAGTGTTGAGCTTCTCGCTGCTCTGGAACATTTCACGCGTGAAGCCACGAAGGACGGACGCGCTGCCCTTGCCCTCAGCGGAGGAATCGACAGCGCAATACTCGCGCGGTTCATGCCTGAGGGTTCGAGGGCGTACACGTTCAGGTGTGTTGTGCCGGGCGTGAAGGTCATTGACGAGTCCGGGAGGGCGGCAATGATTGCGGACATCTGCGGGCTGAAGCACGAGGTGATTGACATAACGTGGGAGGATGTCGAGGCCGTAACCGATGGGCTGATGAGGCACAAGGGAAGTCCTATGCATTCCATAGAGGCACAGATATACATAGGAGCTATGAGGGCAAAAGCTGAAGGGTTCACGAAGTTCATTCTCGGTGATGCGTCTGATGCTGTTTACGGCGGCTACAACGGCCTGCTCGCGAAAGACTGGCTGTTCGGTGAGTTCGTTGACCGCTACAGCTATGTGATGCCCTACAAGGTTCTGAGAGAGCCGGTGATGAACCTTCAGCCGTTCTGCGAGTTCGAGAGGGACGGGAGAATTGACGCTTACGGCTTCATCGACAAGTATTTCAACATCGAGAGTCTCGGCTCTTACTACAACGCCTGCGGAGCTGCCGGAGTAGAATTTGTTGACCCGTATTCATACACGCGCCTTGATGCTCCGCTCGATTATGCGAGAATCAGAAGCGGCGACACAAAATATCTTGTCCGCGAAGCCTTCAGGAAGCTCTACCCCTCTCTTGACCTCCCCGAGAAAATCCCCATGCCGCGCCCCGTCAATGAATGGTTCAAGGACTGGAGAGGACCTTCACGTCCTGAGTTCTTCCCGCACTGCACGGACAATTTCACTGGCGACCAGAAGTGGATGGTCTGGTGTCTGGAACGTTTCCTGAATCTGTAG